From one Bacteroides intestinalis DSM 17393 genomic stretch:
- the tnpA gene encoding IS66 family insertion sequence element accessory protein TnpA, with the protein MNRQEFEELELQVQQSELPLKSYLQQIGVSYSTYHYWRRKCSVDRSSIKHELTPISFKQAFTESSQEEQLPHGVALLFPNGLRAHFGNGSEEILMELLTQSLRGGHV; encoded by the coding sequence ATGAACAGACAAGAATTTGAAGAATTAGAATTGCAGGTGCAACAAAGCGAGCTGCCGTTGAAGTCGTACCTTCAACAGATAGGTGTAAGTTATTCAACCTATCACTACTGGCGTAGAAAATGTTCCGTTGACAGGAGCAGTATCAAACACGAGTTGACTCCTATCAGTTTTAAACAGGCATTTACGGAGTCTTCCCAAGAAGAACAATTGCCGCATGGTGTTGCACTGCTGTTTCCTAATGGCCTTCGTGCCCACTTCGGGAACGGTTCTGAAGAGATACTGATGGAATTATTGACCCAAAGTCTTCGAGGCGGCCATGTTTAA
- a CDS encoding abortive infection family protein, whose product MHWIREHINKIPSFSSFESHIATIEVSVDSNPALCIETCKSLIEGICKTILTNQDINYTEYDKFNTTVKRTIECLITQDEPYKEELIELGRRIASVSQKLAEIRNNSGFASHGQDIKHIPINSTLSLLAYKITDVIGGYIMHYYINYASKRDSRIHYEDCQSFNELFDDENPLELGGVLLSASEALYKQDYQAYKEIYFSFLDNLEKK is encoded by the coding sequence ATGCATTGGATTCGAGAACATATAAATAAAATTCCAAGCTTTAGCAGCTTTGAGAGCCATATTGCAACGATCGAAGTAAGTGTTGATTCGAATCCAGCACTATGTATTGAAACATGTAAAAGCTTAATCGAAGGTATCTGTAAAACCATTCTGACTAATCAAGATATCAACTATACTGAATATGATAAATTTAATACAACAGTAAAAAGAACAATTGAATGTTTAATAACTCAAGATGAACCTTATAAAGAAGAATTAATCGAGCTTGGGAGAAGGATAGCTTCAGTTTCTCAAAAACTGGCAGAAATTAGGAATAATTCTGGTTTTGCCTCGCACGGGCAAGATATTAAACATATCCCAATAAATTCTACTCTGTCACTTCTAGCATATAAAATAACAGACGTTATTGGAGGTTATATTATGCATTACTATATAAATTACGCATCAAAAAGAGACTCTCGTATTCATTACGAAGATTGCCAATCATTCAACGAGTTATTTGATGATGAAAATCCATTAGAATTGGGGGGAGTTCTTCTATCTGCTTCTGAAGCATTATACAAGCAAGATTATCAAGCATATAAAGAAATATATTTTAGTTTTTTAGATAACCTGGAAAAAAAATAA
- a CDS encoding DUF262 and DUF1524 domain-containing protein produces the protein MDISKGSIYELLNGKYQFVVPVYQRKYSWLKDVQCDRLWKDIVNMEKQSKRHHFVGSIVTISDVNVPMGIHRYQIIDGQQRVTTLTILMIALRDHLREASSEEVDEDTLTYYLLKNDHQKGYDRYKLLLNDNDREVLIKLIDVCPINEDTQSNILNNYIYFKEKIAGNELTPAQIYNSIAKLQIVNITLKREEGDDPQLIFESLNSTGMDLSESDLIRNYILMGMTNDEQKDIYVNYWQPMENAFPVEKRSELMDKFFRDYLTMKLASIPNKEQVYDSFKSYCINTGVSNNTKELAEDLFFYAQCYNEISANTCSDPELHAIFIDIRIVKMEVAYPLLLKVYGDYKNNVISKADFIAILRLTESYVVRRAVCEIPTSSLNKTFATMRNNIKIDDYLNSIKVAFLSLETYKRFPTDEEFKRKLQIKDIYTMRSINYILVKLENYNNKEPISFTGFTIEHIMPQNDNLKPDWVSALGENWKEDHKTYLHRLGNLTLTKYNSEMGDRPFSEKLLVLKQSATHTLNKYVVEQNIWNIDTIEERTKQLCDYSIDIWKFPAVSQEIISTYLKQSEEPTTKYSIDNYDFSNVFVKMLYTKLDEAIMALNPSIKREFKKLYIAYKYRTNFVDIIIQKTRLRLTINMDFDGVNDPCGICRNVTDIGRWGNGDVEISFDSLSLLNQTIDIIKQSLNKQI, from the coding sequence ATGGATATTTCAAAAGGAAGTATATACGAATTATTAAATGGTAAATATCAATTTGTAGTACCAGTCTATCAGAGAAAATATAGTTGGCTAAAAGATGTACAGTGCGACAGATTATGGAAAGATATCGTCAATATGGAAAAACAGTCAAAGCGACACCATTTTGTCGGTTCTATTGTTACGATATCCGATGTAAATGTCCCGATGGGAATACACAGATACCAAATAATTGATGGGCAACAACGAGTCACTACATTAACAATTCTAATGATAGCCTTACGTGATCATTTAAGAGAGGCATCAAGTGAAGAAGTTGATGAAGATACTCTCACTTATTATCTTTTAAAAAATGATCATCAAAAAGGTTATGACCGTTACAAACTTCTTCTGAATGACAATGATCGTGAAGTACTTATTAAACTTATAGATGTATGTCCGATTAATGAAGATACGCAGTCTAATATCCTCAATAATTACATTTACTTCAAAGAGAAAATTGCAGGAAATGAACTAACGCCAGCTCAAATATACAATTCTATCGCAAAGCTTCAAATTGTGAATATTACATTGAAACGCGAAGAAGGTGACGATCCACAACTTATCTTTGAAAGTCTAAACTCAACAGGTATGGATTTATCAGAATCAGACCTCATACGTAACTATATCCTTATGGGTATGACTAACGATGAACAGAAAGATATATATGTAAATTATTGGCAGCCTATGGAAAATGCTTTCCCCGTTGAAAAGCGTTCCGAATTAATGGATAAGTTCTTTCGTGATTATCTTACCATGAAATTAGCCTCTATTCCAAATAAAGAGCAAGTGTATGACAGTTTCAAATCTTATTGCATCAACACTGGCGTATCCAATAATACCAAAGAACTGGCAGAAGATTTATTTTTTTATGCACAATGTTATAATGAAATTTCTGCAAATACTTGTTCTGACCCAGAGTTACATGCTATCTTCATAGACATCCGCATAGTAAAAATGGAAGTTGCATATCCACTACTTCTTAAAGTGTATGGCGATTATAAGAATAATGTTATATCAAAAGCTGATTTTATTGCTATTCTGAGATTAACAGAGTCCTATGTTGTCCGACGTGCTGTTTGCGAAATACCAACAAGCTCATTGAATAAAACATTTGCTACAATGCGTAACAATATTAAAATCGATGATTATTTAAACTCAATTAAAGTTGCATTCCTTTCTTTGGAAACTTACAAACGTTTTCCAACCGATGAAGAATTTAAACGGAAACTCCAAATAAAAGATATATATACAATGAGAAGCATCAATTATATTCTTGTCAAACTGGAGAACTACAACAACAAAGAACCTATATCATTCACTGGATTCACCATTGAACACATAATGCCACAGAATGACAATCTAAAACCGGACTGGGTTAGTGCTTTAGGTGAAAATTGGAAAGAAGACCATAAGACTTACCTGCATCGCCTTGGAAATCTTACTCTCACTAAATATAATTCAGAAATGGGAGACCGCCCCTTCTCTGAAAAACTTTTAGTTCTAAAACAAAGTGCGACTCATACCTTAAATAAGTATGTAGTTGAACAAAATATTTGGAATATTGATACTATTGAAGAACGTACCAAACAACTTTGCGATTATTCTATTGATATATGGAAGTTTCCCGCAGTTTCACAGGAAATCATCTCTACTTATCTCAAACAATCAGAAGAGCCTACAACGAAATACAGTATAGATAACTATGATTTTTCTAATGTTTTCGTCAAGATGCTTTATACAAAACTTGATGAAGCCATCATGGCCTTAAATCCAAGTATAAAACGAGAGTTCAAGAAGTTATATATAGCATATAAATATAGAACGAATTTTGTCGACATCATTATCCAAAAAACAAGATTAAGATTAACTATAAATATGGATTTTGATGGAGTGAATGACCCATGTGGTATTTGCAGAAATGTTACAGACATAGGTCGTTGGGGAAATGGAGATGTCGAAATAAGCTTTGACTCTCTCAGTCTATTAAATCAAACTATAGATATCATAAAGCAATCACTAAATAAACAAATATAA
- the tnpC gene encoding IS66 family transposase: MEEKEILLKTIEGLNASIASLSTTNKNQSEQIKNLQERIRELTAQVAWLNRQLFGRKSEKLRVYDPNMPDLFADEFSGLRQQAEEKRDEAVEKIEKESVEDVKRNRQNRKMIEDLPVLETDTIEPKGVDLSLYRRIGEEITKVVKHKPGMLYVKVIIRPKYALKDSTLLPPAGQKGVEIAPMPLMPVDKCIADTSLLAEILLQKYEYHVPFYRQIQQYRHLGMKGLTESTLDGWFKKTVELLKPLYEELKREVFSCDYVQVDETTVPVINREKHKADKEYLWMVRSVMERLVIFHYDGGSRAGAVIESLANQYNFKGYLQCDGFAGYETAFKANPDVRLLNCLVHIRRHFEQALDENREMAQHALTQIQHIYKIERQCDEAGLSYDERRQKRQELARPIMEAMKVWMETEGIKYSPGSLTGKAITYAYTKWDNIIRCLDDGRLYWDNNLAENVQRPITLSRKNFLFCGNHEATVNMSVICSLLATCKAHEVNPRVYLNDVIAQMPYHKKATQEELLNLLPHKWKLKHPECVLTRQKEESCN; this comes from the coding sequence ATGGAAGAAAAAGAAATTTTACTCAAGACGATAGAAGGGCTGAATGCCTCTATAGCCTCATTGTCTACTACTAATAAGAATCAATCCGAACAGATAAAAAATCTGCAGGAACGTATCAGGGAGTTGACGGCTCAGGTCGCATGGCTGAACCGTCAGCTCTTTGGTCGTAAATCGGAGAAACTTCGCGTATATGATCCTAATATGCCAGATCTCTTTGCCGACGAGTTTTCCGGACTCCGGCAGCAGGCGGAAGAAAAGCGGGACGAGGCTGTGGAAAAGATTGAGAAGGAATCGGTGGAAGACGTAAAACGAAATCGCCAGAACCGCAAAATGATAGAGGACTTGCCCGTATTGGAGACCGATACAATAGAACCGAAAGGCGTAGACTTGTCTTTATACCGTAGAATAGGCGAAGAGATAACAAAAGTCGTCAAGCACAAGCCGGGAATGCTTTACGTCAAGGTGATCATCCGTCCCAAATATGCTCTCAAGGATAGTACCCTGCTTCCTCCGGCCGGACAGAAAGGCGTAGAGATAGCTCCCATGCCGCTAATGCCGGTCGACAAGTGCATCGCTGACACCAGCCTGCTTGCCGAAATATTGCTTCAGAAGTATGAATATCATGTCCCGTTCTACCGTCAGATACAGCAATACCGCCATCTTGGAATGAAAGGTCTGACCGAAAGTACACTGGACGGCTGGTTCAAGAAAACCGTAGAATTGCTTAAGCCTCTGTATGAAGAACTCAAACGTGAAGTCTTCTCCTGTGATTATGTACAGGTGGACGAGACTACAGTTCCGGTCATCAACAGGGAAAAGCACAAGGCCGACAAGGAATATCTCTGGATGGTAAGATCAGTCATGGAGAGACTGGTCATCTTTCATTACGACGGAGGCTCACGGGCCGGAGCGGTCATCGAATCCCTGGCAAATCAATATAACTTCAAGGGATATCTTCAATGTGACGGTTTTGCAGGTTATGAAACAGCCTTCAAGGCCAACCCCGACGTGCGGCTGCTCAACTGTCTGGTGCATATACGTCGTCATTTTGAGCAGGCTTTGGATGAAAACAGGGAGATGGCCCAACATGCACTGACTCAGATACAGCATATCTATAAAATAGAACGTCAGTGTGACGAAGCCGGCCTGTCATATGATGAGCGCAGACAGAAGCGTCAGGAGCTGGCCCGGCCAATCATGGAGGCAATGAAGGTATGGATGGAGACAGAAGGGATTAAATACAGTCCAGGTTCTTTGACAGGCAAGGCCATTACATATGCCTATACCAAATGGGATAATATTATAAGATGCCTGGACGATGGTCGCCTGTACTGGGATAACAATCTGGCGGAAAACGTCCAACGCCCCATCACTCTGAGCAGAAAAAATTTTCTCTTCTGTGGTAATCACGAAGCTACGGTTAATATGTCTGTCATATGTTCTCTGCTGGCCACATGTAAGGCGCACGAGGTAAATCCCAGAGTATACCTGAACGATGTTATCGCACAAATGCCTTATCACAAGAAGGCAACCCAAGAAGAACTTTTGAATCTACTTCCACATAAATGGAAGTTGAAACATCCGGAATGTGTACTGACAAGGCAAAAGGAGGAATCTTGTAACTGA
- a CDS encoding SWIM zinc finger family protein codes for MITISNFEKYVLPQILMRGEDYYESDAVLEIEEESPGEWIATVCGTENYEVTVSMEGNEIIAWECDCPYDGNICKHVVATLLAIRDSRNKVARFLSAKEADFQVSIPEKNAAKMVMDEEVEQILLFAEPDKLSDFVLKYASSHSDFKSALLETFLPKKPVAKLSVDYQMEIEKCFNSAYKNGPKRGRYYEPEIDWDEVSGKVDGYLAKATLLLQRQDLEEAATIALQILRSIGNNYIEEDFLYNDDDIDFEISCEDAGDLLLEIVKHSGASQVLKENILNEATKISKMATYREYELYDMDELVQQIMLSVQSKEEALLSINHLIEERKEHRELYKLVLRKVEILEELGKTVEAEATLSEFLYLPEIRRREAEKLLDGKCYEKAISMLNEGIVIAEKAGEYGILREWREQLLSIYEEVHDITKVIEMCRLLFIHTNGSLDYYHKLKSLISSTDWKEYLSTLLQETTFFDYWGSGNTKAEIYIEEKEYDKLFSFLSTVEYRRLDALVQYASHLNASKHSKKMHLLHFEVWL; via the coding sequence ATGATAACAATATCTAACTTTGAAAAGTATGTTCTTCCTCAGATTTTGATGCGTGGTGAAGACTATTATGAATCCGATGCTGTGTTAGAAATCGAAGAGGAATCTCCGGGAGAATGGATTGCAACGGTTTGCGGTACGGAGAATTATGAGGTAACTGTATCGATGGAAGGGAATGAGATTATTGCTTGGGAGTGTGATTGTCCTTATGATGGAAACATTTGTAAACATGTGGTGGCTACGCTTTTGGCAATTCGTGACAGTCGAAATAAAGTAGCCCGTTTCTTGTCAGCTAAAGAAGCTGATTTTCAAGTAAGCATACCGGAAAAGAATGCGGCTAAAATGGTGATGGATGAAGAAGTGGAGCAGATTCTCTTATTTGCAGAGCCGGATAAGTTATCCGATTTTGTTCTGAAATATGCTTCTTCACATTCTGATTTTAAATCAGCGCTGCTTGAAACGTTTTTGCCGAAGAAACCGGTAGCCAAACTCTCAGTGGACTATCAAATGGAGATTGAGAAGTGTTTTAACTCTGCATATAAAAATGGTCCCAAGCGAGGACGGTATTATGAGCCTGAGATTGACTGGGATGAGGTATCCGGTAAAGTAGATGGATATCTGGCTAAAGCAACTCTGTTGCTTCAACGGCAGGATTTGGAAGAGGCGGCGACAATTGCACTCCAGATACTTCGCTCTATAGGGAATAATTATATTGAAGAAGATTTTCTGTATAATGATGACGACATTGATTTTGAAATCAGTTGTGAAGATGCCGGAGATTTATTGCTCGAAATAGTTAAGCATTCGGGTGCATCACAGGTCTTGAAGGAGAATATATTGAATGAAGCCACCAAAATATCCAAAATGGCGACATATCGTGAATATGAACTTTATGACATGGATGAACTGGTGCAGCAGATTATGCTTTCGGTACAATCCAAGGAAGAGGCTTTGTTAAGTATAAACCATCTTATAGAGGAGAGGAAAGAACACCGGGAACTTTATAAATTAGTACTTCGGAAGGTAGAAATATTGGAAGAGCTGGGTAAGACGGTTGAGGCTGAAGCTACGCTTTCTGAATTCTTGTATTTACCTGAAATAAGAAGACGGGAAGCTGAAAAATTACTGGATGGGAAATGTTATGAGAAGGCTATCAGTATGCTGAATGAGGGGATAGTGATAGCTGAAAAGGCAGGCGAGTATGGTATATTAAGAGAGTGGCGGGAACAATTGCTTTCCATTTATGAAGAAGTGCATGATATCACCAAGGTTATTGAGATGTGTCGATTATTATTTATTCATACGAATGGAAGTCTGGATTATTACCATAAGCTTAAATCGTTGATATCTTCCACGGATTGGAAGGAGTATTTGAGCACATTGTTGCAGGAAACCACCTTCTTTGATTACTGGGGGAGTGGAAATACTAAAGCGGAGATTTATATAGAAGAAAAAGAGTATGATAAATTATTCAGCTTTCTATCTACCGTGGAATACAGGCGTTTGGACGCTCTTGTGCAGTATGCTTCCCATCTGAATGCCAGTAAGCATTCGAAGAAAATGCACCTTTTACACTTTGAGGTTTGGTTGTAG
- the tnpB gene encoding IS66 family insertion sequence element accessory protein TnpB (TnpB, as the term is used for proteins encoded by IS66 family insertion elements, is considered an accessory protein, since TnpC, encoded by a neighboring gene, is a DDE family transposase.), whose protein sequence is MFNLNDTMRYFLCPGRTDMRKGISSLCGVVHEKMNSEVRNGDVFIFIGSSRRLMKLLHAEDGGMVMYVKRLEAGHFKLPEYDPKSNSYPMEWRDLVMMVEGIQENPEQRLRRLRAERKEYHV, encoded by the coding sequence ATGTTTAACCTGAACGACACGATGCGCTACTTCCTGTGTCCTGGCAGGACAGATATGCGCAAAGGTATCAGTTCGCTATGCGGAGTGGTACATGAGAAGATGAACAGTGAAGTGAGGAACGGTGATGTCTTCATCTTCATCGGTTCCAGCCGCAGGCTCATGAAACTGCTTCATGCCGAAGACGGAGGTATGGTAATGTATGTAAAACGTCTGGAGGCCGGTCACTTCAAGCTGCCGGAGTATGATCCCAAATCAAACAGCTATCCTATGGAATGGCGCGACCTGGTGATGATGGTTGAAGGCATACAGGAAAACCCGGAACAGAGGCTCCGGCGGTTAAGAGCCGAACGTAAGGAATACCATGTATAA
- a CDS encoding type I restriction endonuclease subunit R, producing the protein MSFTEDNYEKALITLYKNLGYQYLYGPDIARDYYTAFYEEQLVNSLAKINHTKSHSAIDEAIIKLKNIETGSLVQKNELFMDYLQHGIEISYHDGVKQHNDIIYLIDFNNVYRNDFQVINQWTFVEHSEKRADIIIFVNGLPLTIIELKSPSREETDASEAYRQLRNYMKEIPSLFIYNVFCIMSDMACSKAGTITSKEDRYMEWKTKDGIYKSEEFIDYDVFFEGIFIKERFIDIIKNFICFSKDELGAAKILAGYHQYFAVKKAIERTQKAIQGNGKIGVFWHTQGSGKSLSMVFYAHLLQEELFQPTIIVITDRNDLDDQLYTQFSKCRQFLRQTPVQAKSREDLKSLLSGREANGIIFTTMQKFEESEEALSLRRNIVVMTDEAHRSQYGFEEKVDEKTGKISIGTARIIHNSLPNASFIGFTGTPISTKDRDTTEVFGDYIDIYDMTQAVADGATCPVFYESRVINLNLDEETLKAIDDEYELLASKGATDEQIEKSKKKMSHLEEILGAPSTIDSLCQDILKHYEENRQFELTGKAMIVAYSRPIAMNIYHRLLELRPNWDEKIKVVMTGNNNDPEEWHDIIGNKQYKKELAKKFKDNDNPMKIAIVVDMWLTGFDVPSLATMYVYKPMRGHNLMQAIARVNRVFNGKAGGLVVDYIGIAKALKEAMRDYTGRDRDNFGNPNIKETAFLKFKEKLEICRDIFHGYDYSEFQNGTDYDRAQLIKGGVNFIIAPERSEKMQHFQKEAILLHNSITLCRSLLNDKQRFEVAFFETVRTLLSRMTSKGKVTKQEINARIGELLKQSVKSDGVINLFSDVKSEFSLFDTTFLDEISKMKEKNIAIELLKKLLAEKVKIYQKTNLIQAEKFSDMLNQSLSNYLKGLLSNEEVIQELLKLATEISQSEIEGNELGLTAEEKSFYDALTQPRAVHDFYTNEQLIAMTKELTEELRKNRTIDWQKKESARAGMRKMIKRLLKKYKYPPEEAANALETVIRQCEQWSDNSSEDYSANNNVRIYNFQENSYSIAAEPQAEYNKYPKA; encoded by the coding sequence ATGTCATTTACAGAAGATAACTACGAAAAAGCACTAATTACTCTTTATAAGAATTTAGGTTATCAATATCTATATGGTCCTGACATTGCGAGAGACTATTATACTGCTTTTTATGAAGAGCAATTAGTTAATAGCTTAGCAAAGATTAATCATACAAAGTCTCACTCTGCCATTGATGAAGCCATAATTAAATTAAAGAATATTGAGACTGGTAGTTTAGTGCAAAAGAACGAGCTTTTCATGGATTATCTTCAACACGGAATCGAGATATCTTATCACGACGGAGTTAAACAACATAACGATATAATTTATCTGATTGATTTCAACAATGTCTACCGTAATGACTTCCAAGTAATCAACCAGTGGACTTTCGTTGAGCATTCAGAGAAACGTGCTGATATTATTATTTTCGTTAATGGTCTACCGCTCACTATTATTGAATTAAAATCTCCGTCACGAGAGGAAACCGATGCTTCTGAGGCCTATCGCCAATTGCGCAATTACATGAAAGAAATACCCTCACTATTCATTTATAATGTTTTCTGCATTATGAGTGACATGGCATGTTCAAAAGCTGGCACAATCACAAGCAAAGAAGATCGTTATATGGAATGGAAAACCAAAGATGGAATATATAAAAGTGAAGAATTCATTGACTATGACGTATTTTTTGAAGGTATATTTATCAAAGAACGCTTCATTGATATTATCAAGAACTTCATTTGCTTCTCAAAAGATGAGTTAGGGGCTGCAAAGATACTGGCAGGTTATCATCAATATTTTGCTGTAAAAAAAGCTATTGAACGTACCCAAAAAGCCATACAAGGAAATGGAAAAATCGGTGTATTCTGGCATACGCAAGGTAGTGGAAAATCACTGTCAATGGTATTCTATGCCCACCTTTTACAGGAAGAACTGTTCCAACCTACCATTATAGTAATTACCGACCGCAATGATTTGGATGACCAACTTTATACTCAGTTCTCCAAATGCCGACAATTTCTTCGTCAAACGCCTGTACAAGCCAAAAGCCGGGAGGATTTAAAATCACTTTTATCCGGTCGCGAAGCTAATGGCATTATCTTTACTACAATGCAGAAATTTGAAGAATCGGAAGAAGCTCTCTCACTACGCAGAAATATCGTAGTCATGACTGACGAAGCCCATCGTAGTCAATATGGCTTTGAGGAAAAAGTAGATGAAAAGACTGGTAAGATTTCAATCGGAACAGCAAGAATTATCCATAATTCCCTGCCTAATGCTTCATTCATAGGATTTACCGGTACACCTATTTCCACTAAGGACCGTGATACTACCGAAGTATTCGGAGACTATATCGACATCTACGACATGACCCAAGCTGTAGCTGACGGTGCTACCTGTCCTGTATTCTATGAATCACGAGTGATCAATCTTAACCTTGATGAAGAAACGCTTAAGGCAATTGATGATGAATATGAATTACTTGCTTCAAAAGGAGCAACAGATGAACAGATTGAAAAAAGTAAAAAGAAAATGTCTCACCTTGAAGAAATACTCGGTGCGCCATCAACAATAGATTCCCTCTGCCAAGACATTTTGAAACATTACGAAGAAAATCGTCAGTTCGAACTAACTGGCAAAGCGATGATTGTCGCTTACTCCCGTCCAATCGCAATGAATATCTACCATAGATTGCTTGAACTGCGTCCGAATTGGGATGAAAAGATAAAAGTGGTTATGACGGGAAATAACAATGATCCGGAAGAATGGCATGACATTATTGGCAATAAACAATACAAAAAAGAACTTGCCAAGAAGTTCAAGGACAATGATAATCCTATGAAAATAGCTATTGTCGTAGATATGTGGCTCACTGGATTTGATGTTCCATCGTTAGCAACAATGTATGTTTACAAACCTATGAGAGGTCACAATCTTATGCAGGCAATAGCTCGTGTAAATCGTGTATTCAATGGTAAAGCCGGAGGGCTTGTGGTCGATTATATAGGTATTGCTAAAGCACTAAAAGAAGCGATGCGCGACTATACAGGCCGTGATCGAGATAATTTTGGTAATCCCAATATTAAAGAAACAGCATTTCTCAAATTTAAAGAGAAATTAGAAATCTGCCGTGATATATTTCATGGATATGATTATAGTGAATTCCAGAATGGAACAGACTACGACCGTGCACAACTCATTAAGGGTGGGGTAAACTTTATCATAGCGCCAGAAAGAAGCGAGAAGATGCAACATTTTCAAAAAGAAGCAATACTTTTACATAACTCTATTACTCTTTGTCGTAGCTTACTCAATGACAAACAGCGATTTGAGGTAGCATTTTTTGAAACAGTACGCACCTTATTATCAAGAATGACTAGTAAAGGTAAAGTGACAAAACAAGAAATTAATGCTCGCATCGGCGAGCTACTCAAACAAAGTGTTAAAAGTGACGGGGTAATAAATTTGTTCTCAGATGTAAAATCTGAATTCTCCTTATTTGATACAACTTTTCTGGATGAAATATCCAAAATGAAAGAAAAGAATATTGCCATTGAATTATTAAAGAAACTCTTAGCAGAAAAAGTAAAAATCTATCAGAAAACAAATCTGATTCAAGCTGAAAAGTTTTCTGATATGCTAAACCAATCATTATCAAATTATCTAAAAGGTTTACTGTCTAATGAAGAAGTTATTCAAGAGTTACTAAAACTTGCGACAGAAATTTCCCAATCAGAAATTGAAGGAAATGAATTGGGACTTACTGCCGAAGAAAAGTCTTTTTATGATGCTTTGACACAACCAAGAGCTGTACACGATTTCTACACCAATGAACAATTGATTGCAATGACTAAAGAATTAACAGAAGAGCTTCGTAAAAATCGTACTATTGATTGGCAAAAAAAAGAATCAGCAAGAGCAGGAATGAGAAAGATGATTAAACGGCTTCTGAAGAAGTATAAATATCCACCAGAAGAAGCGGCAAATGCTTTAGAAACTGTAATTCGCCAATGTGAGCAGTGGAGTGATAATTCATCGGAAGATTATTCGGCGAATAACAATGTCAGAATATATAATTTCCAAGAAAACTCATATTCTATTGCAGCTGAACCACAAGCTGAATATAATAAGTATCCAAAAGCATAA